The proteins below are encoded in one region of Streptomyces marianii:
- a CDS encoding flavin monoamine oxidase family protein — protein sequence MTAPLQDSDGPDGAIGGPKKVTVIGAGIAGLVTAYELERLGHDVQIIEGSREVGGRIHTHRFAGAGETGPFAELGAMRIPAGHRLTMHYIAELGLQNQVREFRTLFSDDAAYLPSSAGYLRVREAHGTLVDNFAAGLPSAHYRPDTLLFGAWLDASIRAIAPRQFYDGLHNDIGVELLDLVDHIDLTPYRCGTAHNRIDLHAFFADHPRIRSSCPLRLERFLDDVLDETSSSIVRLRDGMDALPRRLASRIRGRISLGQEVVGIDVRDDEVVLRIRQGVTTVTRTCDYVVCTIPFTVLRKMRLTGFDQDKLDIVHQTKYWPATKIAFHCREAFWQKDGISGGASFTGGHVRQTYYPPADGDPALGAVLLASYTIGPDAEALARLSEAERNALVTKELSVMHPELRRPGMVLGVAGRAWGARRWSWGAATVRWGQEAALREAERREAARPQRSLFFAGEHCSSKPAWIEGAIESAIDAAHEIEWCEPRARGVFAATRPSRSDRSA from the coding sequence GTGACGGCACCCTTGCAGGACAGTGACGGGCCGGACGGCGCCATCGGTGGACCGAAGAAGGTGACCGTCATCGGCGCCGGCATCGCCGGTCTGGTGACGGCCTATGAACTGGAACGCCTCGGGCACGACGTCCAGATCATCGAAGGAAGCCGCGAGGTGGGCGGCCGGATTCACACCCACCGCTTCGCCGGTGCCGGTGAGACCGGGCCGTTCGCCGAGCTCGGCGCGATGCGCATCCCCGCCGGGCACCGGCTGACCATGCACTACATCGCCGAACTCGGTCTGCAGAACCAGGTCCGCGAGTTCCGGACGCTGTTCTCCGACGACGCCGCCTATCTGCCCAGTTCCGCCGGATACCTTCGCGTGCGCGAGGCGCACGGCACCCTGGTCGACAACTTCGCCGCCGGACTGCCGAGCGCGCACTACCGGCCCGACACCCTGCTGTTCGGGGCGTGGCTGGATGCCAGCATCAGGGCCATCGCACCCCGCCAGTTCTACGACGGGCTGCACAACGACATCGGCGTGGAACTGCTCGATCTCGTCGACCACATCGACCTGACGCCGTACCGGTGCGGTACCGCGCACAACAGGATCGACCTGCACGCCTTCTTCGCCGACCACCCCCGAATACGGTCGTCCTGCCCGCTCCGGCTGGAGCGCTTCCTCGACGACGTGCTCGACGAGACCAGCTCCAGCATCGTGCGGCTGCGGGACGGCATGGACGCGCTTCCCCGGCGGCTCGCCTCGCGGATCCGCGGAAGGATCTCGCTGGGCCAGGAGGTCGTGGGCATCGACGTGCGGGACGACGAGGTGGTCCTGCGGATCCGGCAGGGCGTCACGACGGTCACCAGGACCTGTGACTACGTGGTGTGCACCATTCCGTTCACCGTACTCCGGAAGATGCGGTTGACCGGCTTCGACCAGGACAAACTGGATATCGTCCACCAGACGAAGTACTGGCCGGCGACGAAGATAGCCTTCCACTGCCGCGAGGCGTTCTGGCAGAAGGACGGCATCAGCGGGGGCGCCTCCTTCACCGGCGGCCACGTCCGGCAGACGTACTACCCGCCCGCCGACGGCGACCCCGCGCTGGGCGCGGTGCTGCTCGCCAGCTACACCATCGGCCCGGACGCCGAGGCCCTCGCCCGGCTGAGCGAGGCCGAGCGGAACGCCCTCGTCACCAAGGAACTGAGCGTGATGCACCCCGAGTTGCGCAGGCCGGGCATGGTCCTGGGGGTGGCGGGCCGGGCCTGGGGAGCACGCCGATGGTCCTGGGGAGCGGCCACGGTCCGGTGGGGCCAGGAGGCCGCCCTCCGCGAGGCCGAACGACGCGAGGCCGCCCGGCCGCAGCGGAGCCTCTTCTTCGCCGGCGAGCACTGCTCGTCGAAGCCCGCGTGGATCGAGGGCGCCATCGAGTCGGCGATCGACGCCGCGCACGAGATCGAATGGTGCGAGCCGCGCGCCAGGGGCGTGTTCGCCGCCACCCGCCCGAGCCGCTCGGACCGGTCGGCGTGA
- a CDS encoding glucose-1-phosphate thymidylyltransferase, translating to MKALVLAGGSGSRLRPITHTSAKQLVPVANKPVLFYGLESIALAGVREVGIVVGDTAAEIESAVGDGSRFGLDVTYLPQEAPLGLAHAVGIARDYLGDDDFVMYLGDNFIVGGIGALVDRFRVNRPDAQILLTRVSDPRAFGVVELDGSGRVIGLEEKPEHPKSDLALVGVYMFTARVHDAVCRLKPSWRGELEITDAIQELIDSGCRVESTLVTGYWKDTGNVADMLEVNRLVLDGVETDCSGEVESSELIGRVVIEKGATVTGSRIVGPAVVAAGSRIHNSYIGPFTSIDSGCSVVDSEVEYSIVLRGASIAGVRRVERSLIGREVEVTSTPRVLRAHRLVLGDHSKVQVAS from the coding sequence ATGAAGGCGCTCGTGCTCGCCGGCGGCTCCGGTTCCCGGCTGCGGCCGATCACCCACACGTCGGCGAAACAGCTCGTGCCCGTCGCCAACAAGCCGGTCCTGTTCTACGGCCTGGAGTCGATCGCCCTGGCGGGCGTCCGCGAGGTCGGCATCGTCGTCGGCGACACGGCCGCCGAGATCGAGTCCGCGGTCGGCGACGGCTCACGGTTCGGTCTGGACGTCACCTACCTCCCTCAGGAGGCACCGCTGGGGCTCGCCCACGCCGTGGGGATCGCCCGGGACTACCTCGGCGACGACGACTTCGTGATGTACCTGGGCGACAACTTCATCGTCGGCGGCATCGGCGCACTCGTGGACCGCTTCCGGGTGAACCGTCCGGACGCCCAGATCCTGCTGACCCGGGTGTCGGACCCGCGTGCGTTCGGTGTGGTCGAACTCGACGGCAGCGGCCGGGTGATCGGTCTGGAGGAGAAGCCGGAGCACCCGAAGAGCGACCTCGCGCTGGTCGGCGTCTACATGTTCACCGCCCGCGTGCACGACGCGGTGTGCAGGCTCAAGCCGTCGTGGCGGGGCGAGTTGGAGATCACGGACGCGATCCAGGAGCTGATCGACTCGGGCTGCCGTGTGGAGTCGACGCTCGTCACCGGCTACTGGAAGGACACCGGCAACGTCGCCGACATGCTGGAGGTCAACCGTCTGGTCCTGGACGGCGTCGAGACCGACTGCTCCGGCGAGGTCGAGTCCAGCGAGCTCATCGGCCGGGTGGTGATCGAGAAGGGCGCGACCGTCACGGGATCGCGGATCGTCGGTCCCGCGGTCGTCGCGGCGGGTTCACGCATCCACAACTCCTACATCGGTCCGTTCACCTCCATCGACAGCGGCTGCTCCGTCGTCGACAGCGAAGTGGAGTACTCCATCGTGCTGCGCGGGGCGTCGATCGCCGGGGTGCGCCGCGTGGAGCGCTCGCTGATCGGACGCGAGGTCGAGGTGACGTCGACGCCCCGCGTCCTGCGGGCCCACCGCCTCGTCCTCGGCGACCACAGCAAGGTGCAGGTGGCGTCATGA
- a CDS encoding methyltransferase domain-containing protein: MTQQSDTSADSVGEVYDQFADAGATTAMGGNIHVGYWDDDPGVPLAAATDRLTDLVADRLALRPDQHLLDVGCGIGVPALRIAAGHGVHVTGVTVSQQQVAEAAERAVGAGLGGRVSFRLADATDLPFQDGSFDGAFAIESLLHVTDQIGALRELRRVVQPGGRLAVADLCLRRPFSGDDKAVLEGMLRMYEIAGINTPDEHRARLAAAGWELLELTDIGEQVRASYGHAAAAFRGLADSLDPGAAEQMTAAADLMEGVGENPHTGYVLITAQRS, translated from the coding sequence ATGACGCAGCAGTCCGACACCTCCGCCGACTCCGTGGGCGAGGTGTACGACCAGTTCGCCGACGCCGGGGCCACCACCGCCATGGGCGGCAACATCCACGTGGGCTACTGGGACGACGATCCCGGCGTCCCGCTCGCCGCAGCCACCGACCGTCTCACCGATCTCGTCGCCGACCGCCTCGCCCTCCGGCCGGACCAGCACCTGCTGGACGTCGGCTGCGGCATCGGGGTACCGGCCCTGCGCATCGCCGCCGGGCACGGCGTGCACGTCACCGGCGTCACCGTCAGCCAGCAGCAGGTAGCCGAGGCGGCGGAGCGGGCGGTCGGGGCCGGCCTCGGCGGCCGGGTCTCCTTCCGGCTGGCGGACGCCACGGATCTGCCCTTCCAGGACGGTTCCTTCGACGGGGCCTTCGCGATCGAGTCGCTGCTGCACGTGACCGACCAGATCGGCGCGTTGAGGGAACTCCGCCGAGTCGTCCAGCCCGGCGGCCGACTCGCCGTCGCCGACCTGTGCCTGCGGCGGCCGTTCAGCGGCGACGACAAGGCGGTGCTGGAGGGGATGCTGCGCATGTACGAGATCGCCGGGATCAACACGCCCGACGAGCACCGCGCCCGTCTGGCGGCAGCCGGCTGGGAACTGCTGGAGCTGACGGACATCGGCGAGCAGGTCCGCGCCAGTTACGGGCACGCCGCGGCCGCGTTCCGGGGGCTCGCCGACTCCCTCGACCCCGGCGCGGCGGAGCAGATGACCGCGGCGGCCGACCTGATGGAGGGCGTCGGGGAGAACCCGCACACCGGCTATGTCCTGATCACCGCGCAGCGGTCCTGA
- a CDS encoding cytochrome P450: MNTTRTDLKEAPETSMPVDPGPFDCMPELLAAARVAPVVRIPYLGEHAWVVCDPELVRTALAHPRMAKDITLVPDFMRRPGLMVGSQPPPEYARAMIMSDGADHARIRRVHQPVLSPRNTEKWGERVGVKVGGFLTELEQSRAGASAEVDVVTDYTHRVPLAFISEMLGLPLEAERRLRSITDVMLYSSDYPARREAVGALFGAVEGWVKDPAPLREGVITGFLAAADGPDAVTEGEVVVWTVGMIITGYETTGSLISASLYEALRRPPEERPQSEEGIKGWIEEALRVHPPFPHPTWRFPTEDIELGGYLIPKGAPVQVSIAAANRKPGEGADSFEAARGGHGHVSFGLGMHYCIGASLVRLEAQIAVREFLRRFPRARLSSEAAVVWESEWMIRRLSALPAVLN, from the coding sequence GTGAACACCACGAGGACCGACCTGAAGGAAGCCCCCGAGACCAGCATGCCCGTGGACCCGGGTCCCTTCGACTGCATGCCGGAACTGCTGGCCGCAGCGCGCGTGGCGCCGGTCGTCCGCATCCCCTACCTCGGCGAGCACGCCTGGGTCGTCTGCGACCCCGAGCTGGTGCGGACCGCGCTCGCCCACCCCAGGATGGCCAAGGACATCACCCTGGTCCCCGACTTCATGCGCCGCCCCGGTCTGATGGTGGGATCGCAGCCGCCCCCGGAGTACGCCCGCGCCATGATCATGAGCGACGGCGCGGACCATGCCCGGATCCGGCGGGTGCACCAGCCGGTGCTGAGCCCGCGCAACACCGAGAAGTGGGGCGAACGGGTCGGCGTCAAGGTCGGCGGTTTCCTCACCGAGTTGGAGCAGTCGCGGGCCGGCGCGTCCGCCGAGGTCGATGTGGTCACGGACTACACCCACCGGGTCCCGCTGGCCTTCATCTCCGAGATGCTCGGCCTGCCCCTGGAAGCCGAGCGACGGCTGCGCAGCATCACCGACGTCATGCTCTACTCCTCCGACTACCCCGCACGCCGGGAGGCGGTCGGCGCACTGTTCGGGGCGGTCGAGGGCTGGGTGAAGGACCCGGCCCCGCTGCGGGAGGGGGTGATCACGGGTTTCCTGGCCGCGGCGGACGGGCCGGACGCGGTCACCGAGGGCGAGGTCGTCGTCTGGACCGTGGGCATGATCATCACCGGATACGAGACGACGGGGAGCCTGATCTCCGCCTCGCTGTACGAGGCGCTGCGCCGGCCACCGGAGGAGCGGCCGCAGTCCGAGGAGGGCATCAAGGGCTGGATCGAGGAGGCTCTCCGGGTCCACCCGCCGTTCCCGCACCCGACATGGCGTTTCCCCACCGAGGACATCGAACTCGGCGGCTACCTGATCCCGAAGGGCGCCCCGGTGCAGGTCAGTATCGCGGCGGCGAACCGGAAGCCCGGCGAGGGAGCCGACAGCTTCGAGGCGGCACGCGGCGGGCACGGCCACGTCAGCTTCGGCCTCGGCATGCACTACTGCATCGGCGCCTCGCTGGTCCGGCTGGAGGCACAGATCGCCGTGCGCGAGTTCCTGCGGCGCTTCCCGAGGGCGCGGCTGAGCAGCGAGGCCGCCGTCGTGTGGGAGTCGGAGTGGATGATCCGCCGGCTGAGCGCCCTGCCCGCCGTACTGAACTGA
- a CDS encoding cytochrome P450, with product MSRATLPRFDLMGWDRKDISHPYPVYRRYREAAPVHRTASGPDRPDTFYVFTYDDVVRVLSDRRFGRNPRAASGDTGTRTAPVPIPAEHRALRTIVENWLVFLDPPRHTELRSLLNSRFSPSIVTDLRPRITRLAQQLVERLGGHREADLVEGFAAPFPILVISELLGLPEEDRAWLRAGAVALQEASTTRSRGAGGYERAEAASREFARYFRREVDRRSGSDGGDLLTLLVRARDTGTRLSVDGIVGTCVHLLTAGHETTTNFLAKAVLALRAHPEILAELRGAPEVTPLAVEELMRYDPPVQAVTRWAYEDARLGGYDVPRGSRVVALLGSANRDPARFPDPDVLDVHRAADRHLGFGLGIHYCLGATLARAEAEIGLRTLLDGIPGLGRGGHRVEYADDLVFHGPTRLVLDLSDLP from the coding sequence ATGTCCCGCGCCACGCTGCCGCGGTTCGACCTCATGGGCTGGGACAGGAAGGACATCAGCCACCCGTACCCCGTGTACCGGCGTTACCGGGAGGCCGCGCCGGTCCATCGCACCGCATCGGGCCCGGACAGGCCGGACACCTTCTACGTCTTCACATACGACGACGTCGTCCGCGTCCTGTCGGACCGGCGGTTCGGACGGAACCCGCGCGCGGCCTCCGGCGACACCGGCACCCGCACGGCCCCCGTCCCGATCCCCGCCGAACACCGGGCCCTGCGGACCATCGTCGAGAACTGGCTGGTCTTCCTGGACCCGCCGCGCCACACCGAGCTGCGTTCTCTGCTCAACTCCCGGTTCTCGCCCTCGATCGTCACCGATCTCCGCCCGCGCATCACCCGGCTCGCCCAGCAACTCGTGGAGCGGCTGGGAGGGCACCGCGAGGCCGACCTCGTCGAGGGCTTCGCCGCACCCTTTCCCATCCTCGTCATCTCCGAACTGCTCGGCCTGCCCGAAGAGGACCGCGCCTGGCTTCGCGCGGGCGCGGTCGCCCTCCAGGAGGCCAGCACCACCCGATCACGCGGCGCCGGCGGTTACGAACGGGCCGAGGCGGCCTCCCGGGAGTTCGCGCGCTACTTTCGGCGGGAGGTGGACCGGCGGAGCGGGAGCGACGGTGGCGACCTGCTCACCCTCCTCGTCCGGGCCCGGGACACCGGCACACGGCTGAGCGTGGACGGGATCGTCGGCACCTGCGTCCATCTGCTCACCGCCGGACACGAGACCACCACCAACTTCCTGGCCAAGGCCGTGCTGGCCCTGCGGGCGCACCCCGAGATCCTCGCAGAGCTGCGTGGCGCACCCGAGGTGACGCCGCTCGCGGTCGAGGAGCTCATGCGCTACGACCCGCCGGTGCAGGCGGTGACGCGTTGGGCGTACGAGGACGCGCGCCTCGGCGGGTACGACGTGCCGCGCGGCAGCCGCGTGGTCGCCCTGCTGGGCTCGGCGAACCGGGACCCCGCGCGCTTCCCGGACCCCGACGTCCTGGACGTCCACCGCGCCGCCGACCGGCACCTGGGCTTCGGCCTCGGCATCCACTACTGCCTGGGCGCGACGCTGGCCCGCGCCGAGGCCGAGATCGGCCTCAGGACCCTGCTGGACGGAATCCCCGGGCTCGGCCGCGGCGGTCACCGGGTCGAGTACGCCGACGACCTGGTCTTCCACGGCCCGACTCGGCTGGTCCTCGACCTGTCCGACCTCCCGTGA
- a CDS encoding glycosyltransferase — protein sequence MLEVACELARRGHEVRWYTGRAFQRQVEQAGAHFEPMHPEVDFGGSSREEAYPDHAGLTGLANFKTGVRDIFYRTAPRQMDDLLAILERFPADCVLADDMCYGACFASERSGIPLAWLANSVYILGSRDTAPLGRGLGPSASPLGRIRNALLRFVADQVAMRDLRREADRVRASVNLPRLNTSAMENIARPPALYLLGTVPSFEFPRSDLLRGTHFVGPLLGLPPEDFDPPAWWDDLHGGRPVVLITQGTTANDVEGLLVPAVRALAEQDVLFVVTTGTDLDVDRLRPLPDNVRLERFIPYHHLLPHVDVMVTNGGYNGVNAALAQGVPLVVVPGSEEKPDVAARVEWAGAGVVLERPVSRADLRDAVATVLSDGGHRRRARALAREHQACDAPRRAADLIESMADSQGQIPTGGGITR from the coding sequence ATGCTCGAGGTCGCATGCGAACTGGCCCGGCGAGGCCACGAGGTGCGGTGGTACACCGGCCGGGCCTTCCAGCGGCAGGTGGAACAGGCCGGGGCGCACTTCGAACCCATGCACCCCGAGGTCGACTTCGGCGGCAGCAGCCGCGAGGAGGCCTACCCCGACCACGCCGGGCTGACCGGACTCGCGAACTTCAAGACCGGTGTCCGTGACATCTTCTACCGGACCGCACCCCGCCAGATGGACGACCTCCTGGCGATCCTCGAACGGTTCCCGGCCGACTGCGTCCTCGCCGACGACATGTGCTACGGCGCCTGTTTCGCGAGCGAGCGCAGCGGCATCCCGCTGGCGTGGCTGGCCAATTCGGTCTACATCCTCGGCAGCAGGGACACCGCCCCCCTCGGCCGGGGGCTGGGACCGAGCGCGTCGCCGCTCGGCCGGATACGCAACGCGCTGCTCCGCTTCGTCGCGGACCAGGTGGCGATGCGGGACCTCCGCCGGGAGGCCGACCGGGTCCGCGCCTCCGTGAACCTGCCGAGGCTGAACACCTCCGCCATGGAGAACATCGCCCGCCCGCCGGCGCTCTATCTGCTCGGCACCGTCCCGTCCTTCGAGTTCCCCCGCAGCGATCTGCTCCGGGGCACCCATTTCGTGGGCCCGCTCCTCGGGCTGCCCCCGGAGGACTTCGACCCGCCCGCCTGGTGGGATGACCTGCACGGCGGCCGGCCGGTGGTGCTGATCACCCAGGGCACCACCGCCAACGACGTCGAAGGGCTGCTCGTCCCGGCCGTACGCGCCCTGGCCGAACAGGACGTCCTCTTCGTGGTCACCACCGGGACCGACCTGGACGTCGACCGGCTCCGGCCGCTTCCGGACAACGTACGGCTGGAGCGGTTCATCCCCTACCACCATCTGCTGCCGCACGTGGACGTGATGGTGACCAACGGCGGCTACAACGGAGTCAACGCGGCCCTCGCCCAGGGCGTGCCCCTGGTCGTCGTACCGGGTTCGGAGGAGAAGCCCGACGTGGCCGCGCGGGTCGAGTGGGCCGGCGCCGGTGTCGTCCTCGAACGGCCCGTGTCGAGGGCGGACCTGCGCGACGCGGTGGCCACCGTGCTGAGCGACGGCGGCCACCGGCGGCGGGCACGCGCACTGGCCCGGGAACACCAGGCCTGCGACGCCCCGCGAAGGGCCGCCGATCTCATCGAGTCCATGGCCGATTCCCAGGGCCAGATCCCCACCGGAGGAGGTATCACACGGTGA
- a CDS encoding ferritin-like domain-containing protein → MSVFDLPRLHFSGTATAHAPTGARSGLVDLATNTALTADGQPFPARRPPGEYHDHLDRIGPRYDSTGRPAPDGPFSASKGEDFAGNGHFAVDARIVGVERRAGDLETEDPVIGRSVDMWGHYNEYLGTTVNRARVFDVDPASDWTTTLMVGQFCFGRDGRSHDVGYMATGTVHGFHPPRWHNTHHVEDVGEHWLANRLRRSVVHQFVVTEDAELTWLDEAAVSPAVRLLRDTVACGRAGGLVVQFALSHLSPPEAPDRPSRWRLRGTVAPWRPCEPRTYPAGRLLVPCRPGPGGPHNLTLELTDDHAVLNMITAVPVSGSVRDGRSVAVPLDIGDLELRTADSDRLVARVPRQTYLGEAYALAGGVVTVPIEMSAGEAAEEALHLVGTGPDGPVVHLREKEVNVQVDDAAVILEHPRDADDADHDVEVLVRSFVRGRPAAVAGVGVRQFFNPRALPRDPAAASPDARCSDIDVVRVRAGRRGGDGAWSSTCALGTDDAGRGWFTLRGAAAGTARVLLSTGPDDLPCDPDRPGSATLGHDHDDALGYWPGAGYLTVRVLPDDWRLAGIGQDEVTFDLVYEEVFAFYEHTYSFMKAEVFSLADRCKVETYAKLIWQMCDPRNKAKTYYMPPTRELSEPKAQLLLTFLRAQQKPDEVLLAVPATGRRSRRITTRDQLVKVLRDAAAIELAVMLQYLYAAYSVPTHGAGAEYVRRGLWTPEQLRLACGDGGETLDEGVRSMLMNIAREEMIHFLLVNNILTAVGEPFHVPRIDFGTVDHELAVPLDFSLERLGPGSVERFVQIERPEDLVEEVRRGDGPAAPAAYDERHPYGSLSELYADLREGLRNVPDLFMVDKGRGGGEHHLFLRESLNRTHPDYQLEVDDLAGALFAIDVITEQGEGGVLDPRGEETSHYHAFLRISELLRSAPTDGPHPGAERWNPAYPVVRNPTLGQGNPAMETVTDAGARAVMKLFNRAYFMALQLMVQHFGECPDAALRRSDLMNAAIDMMTGLMRPLAELLVTMPSGRRGMTAGPSFELIEQPTAVSRPDVARRGIARRLDDLATECGKHPVVPARVGEMSAFWADHFRPPDR, encoded by the coding sequence GTGAGCGTCTTCGACCTGCCCCGGCTGCACTTCTCCGGAACCGCCACGGCCCATGCGCCCACCGGCGCCCGCAGCGGCCTCGTCGACCTGGCCACGAACACGGCACTCACCGCCGACGGGCAGCCCTTCCCGGCCCGCCGTCCGCCGGGTGAGTACCACGACCACCTCGACCGGATCGGGCCGCGGTACGACAGCACCGGCCGCCCGGCGCCCGACGGACCCTTCAGCGCGTCCAAGGGCGAGGACTTCGCCGGCAACGGACACTTCGCCGTCGACGCGCGGATCGTCGGCGTCGAGCGCCGCGCGGGCGACCTGGAAACCGAGGACCCGGTGATCGGGCGCTCCGTCGACATGTGGGGGCACTACAACGAGTACCTCGGCACCACGGTGAACCGAGCCCGCGTCTTCGACGTCGATCCGGCCTCCGACTGGACGACGACCCTCATGGTCGGACAGTTCTGCTTCGGGCGTGACGGCCGCTCCCACGACGTCGGCTACATGGCCACCGGCACCGTCCACGGCTTCCACCCCCCGAGGTGGCACAACACCCACCACGTGGAAGACGTCGGTGAGCACTGGCTGGCCAACCGCCTGCGCCGCTCCGTGGTCCACCAGTTCGTCGTGACCGAGGACGCCGAACTGACCTGGCTCGACGAGGCGGCCGTCTCACCGGCCGTACGGCTCCTGCGGGACACGGTGGCCTGCGGGCGGGCCGGAGGGCTGGTCGTGCAGTTCGCACTCAGCCACTTGTCCCCACCCGAGGCGCCCGACCGGCCGAGCCGCTGGCGACTGCGCGGAACCGTCGCTCCCTGGCGTCCGTGCGAGCCGCGTACCTACCCGGCGGGCCGTCTGCTGGTTCCGTGCCGTCCCGGGCCCGGAGGGCCGCACAACCTCACCCTCGAACTGACGGACGACCATGCCGTGCTCAACATGATCACCGCGGTGCCCGTCTCCGGCTCGGTGCGAGACGGCCGGTCCGTGGCCGTGCCACTCGACATCGGCGATCTCGAACTGCGGACGGCGGACAGCGATCGACTGGTCGCCCGGGTGCCCCGGCAGACCTACCTCGGGGAGGCGTACGCCCTCGCCGGCGGCGTGGTGACGGTCCCCATCGAGATGTCGGCGGGGGAGGCTGCCGAGGAGGCGCTGCACCTGGTCGGGACCGGCCCCGACGGCCCGGTGGTGCACCTGCGCGAGAAGGAGGTCAACGTCCAGGTCGACGACGCGGCCGTCATCCTGGAGCACCCCCGGGACGCGGACGACGCGGACCACGACGTCGAGGTGCTCGTGCGGTCCTTCGTCCGGGGCCGTCCGGCCGCCGTCGCCGGGGTCGGCGTACGGCAGTTCTTCAACCCCCGGGCCCTGCCGCGTGACCCGGCCGCGGCGTCCCCCGACGCGCGGTGCTCGGACATCGACGTCGTCCGGGTGCGTGCGGGACGGCGGGGCGGTGACGGCGCATGGTCGAGCACGTGTGCTCTCGGCACGGACGACGCGGGCCGGGGCTGGTTCACCCTGCGGGGCGCGGCGGCCGGGACCGCCCGGGTCCTGCTGTCCACGGGCCCCGACGACCTGCCGTGCGACCCGGACCGACCCGGCTCCGCCACGCTCGGCCACGACCACGACGACGCGCTCGGCTACTGGCCCGGCGCCGGCTATCTGACGGTGCGGGTGCTGCCCGACGACTGGCGGCTGGCCGGGATAGGCCAGGACGAGGTGACCTTCGACCTGGTGTACGAGGAGGTCTTCGCGTTCTACGAGCACACGTACTCGTTCATGAAGGCGGAGGTCTTCAGCCTCGCGGACCGCTGCAAGGTCGAGACCTACGCCAAGCTGATCTGGCAGATGTGCGACCCGCGCAACAAGGCGAAGACGTACTACATGCCGCCCACGCGGGAGCTGTCCGAACCGAAGGCACAACTGCTGCTGACGTTCCTGCGCGCCCAGCAGAAGCCCGACGAAGTGCTGTTGGCGGTGCCGGCCACGGGCCGCAGAAGCCGGAGGATCACCACCCGGGACCAACTCGTCAAGGTGCTGCGCGACGCCGCCGCGATCGAACTGGCCGTCATGCTCCAGTACCTCTACGCCGCCTACTCGGTGCCCACCCACGGCGCCGGGGCCGAGTACGTACGGCGGGGGCTGTGGACACCCGAGCAGCTCCGGCTCGCCTGCGGTGACGGCGGGGAGACCCTCGACGAGGGCGTCCGCAGCATGCTCATGAACATCGCCCGCGAGGAAATGATCCACTTCCTGCTCGTCAACAACATCCTCACCGCGGTGGGCGAGCCGTTCCACGTGCCCCGCATCGACTTCGGCACCGTCGACCACGAGCTGGCGGTCCCGCTGGACTTCTCCCTGGAGCGGCTGGGACCCGGCAGCGTGGAGCGCTTCGTGCAGATCGAGCGTCCGGAGGACCTCGTCGAGGAGGTACGGCGCGGCGACGGACCGGCGGCCCCCGCCGCGTACGACGAACGGCACCCGTACGGCTCGCTGAGCGAGCTCTACGCGGACCTCAGGGAGGGACTGCGGAACGTCCCGGACCTCTTCATGGTGGACAAGGGCAGAGGAGGCGGGGAGCACCACCTGTTCCTGCGGGAGTCCCTCAACCGGACCCACCCCGACTACCAGCTCGAAGTCGACGACCTCGCCGGCGCGTTGTTCGCCATCGACGTCATCACCGAGCAGGGAGAGGGAGGAGTGCTCGACCCGCGAGGCGAGGAGACGTCCCACTACCACGCGTTCCTGCGCATCTCCGAACTGCTCCGCAGCGCGCCGACCGACGGGCCGCACCCGGGCGCCGAACGGTGGAACCCGGCCTACCCCGTCGTACGGAACCCGACACTCGGTCAGGGGAACCCGGCGATGGAGACGGTCACCGACGCCGGGGCCCGGGCGGTGATGAAGCTGTTCAACCGCGCCTACTTCATGGCGCTGCAGCTCATGGTCCAGCACTTCGGCGAGTGCCCCGACGCCGCCCTGCGGCGGTCCGACCTGATGAACGCGGCGATCGACATGATGACGGGCCTGATGCGCCCGCTCGCGGAACTGCTCGTGACCATGCCGTCGGGGCGCCGGGGCATGACCGCCGGGCCGTCGTTCGAACTGATCGAGCAGCCGACGGCCGTCTCCCGCCCGGACGTGGCCCGGCGCGGTATAGCCCGGCGCCTCGACGACCTCGCCACGGAATGCGGCAAACATCCCGTCGTGCCCGCGCGCGTCGGCGAGATGAGCGCGTTCTGGGCCGACCACTTCCGGCCGCCGGACCGCTAG